GGCGTCCTGCACCTGCTCATTGGTGCCATCGTCATCGTCATCTCATTTGGCGGAAGAGGCGAGAGCGACCAGGCAGGCGCGTTCATGGCGATCGCCTCAGCAACGCTCGGCTTTGTCGCGCTCTGGGTGCTGGCGGTCGCGCTCTGCGCGCTCGGGATATGGCACGCGCTCGAGGGTTTGCTCGCGCGGAATACACGTGACGACGCCAAGGGCTTCGCCAAAAAATGGGGTCGCCGCATCGCCGAGTGGGGTCAGGCGTGCATATTCATCGCGCTGGGCGTCGTCGCAATCGCTGTCGCCCTCGGGGCGCGCGTCGACAGCGAGGAGTCCGCAGAGAACGCCAGCCATGGCATCCTGTTGCTGCCCGGCGGCCCGGTCATGCTCGGCCTCCTCGGGCTCGGCATCGGCATCGGGGGCGTCTCGTTCGTGGTGATGGGCGTGCTGCGCAGTTTCCAGAAGCAGCTATCAATCCCCTCGGGCCCGCTCGGTGGCGTAGTGACCGCGCTCGGTGTGATCGGGTTTATCGCCAAGGGCGTGGCCCTGGTAATTGTCGGATTTCTGTTGGTCGTCGCCGCCGCGAGAGTCGATGCCTCCACTGCGGGCGGGCTCGACGGGGCCGTTCAAGCGCTCTTGAACGTCGCCCTCGGGCCGCTTCTCGTCTGCCTGGTCGGCATCGGCTTTGTCGCATACGGCGTGTTTTGCATCTTCCGCGCGCGATACGCCCGGTTGTAATCGCGGGCGAACCCCTCGACGGTACGTGGTGTCAGATTCCGTGCCCTACAGCGCGGTCTTGCCCGCGGCCCGCGTCATCGGGATGTGTGGAATCCCGTCCTCGACGAAGACCTCGCCCGAGCGCACGAACCCAAAGCCCTGGTACCACGCTTCGAGGTGCTGCTGCGCGTCCAGGACGATCATCTCGCCGCCGTAATCGAGAATCGCACGCCGCATGAGCTCGGCGGCGAGGCCTCTCCCCC
This genomic stretch from Leucobacter sp. CX169 harbors:
- a CDS encoding DUF1206 domain-containing protein; translated protein: MEATAPKRAARKAESSSVLRALARGGFAANGVLHLLIGAIVIVISFGGRGESDQAGAFMAIASATLGFVALWVLAVALCALGIWHALEGLLARNTRDDAKGFAKKWGRRIAEWGQACIFIALGVVAIAVALGARVDSEESAENASHGILLLPGGPVMLGLLGLGIGIGGVSFVVMGVLRSFQKQLSIPSGPLGGVVTALGVIGFIAKGVALVIVGFLLVVAAARVDASTAGGLDGAVQALLNVALGPLLVCLVGIGFVAYGVFCIFRARYARL